A genomic window from Aquabacterium sp. OR-4 includes:
- a CDS encoding helix-turn-helix domain-containing protein, whose product MRKAQDELVLRAAAAEIKARRGRIDISQEELAHRADVHRSFIARVEVAQTQPSLAVLVRIADALEVDAAELVRAIVERCKREA is encoded by the coding sequence ATGCGCAAAGCCCAAGACGAACTGGTATTGCGAGCCGCCGCCGCTGAAATCAAAGCGCGCCGCGGCCGCATTGACATCAGCCAAGAGGAGTTGGCGCACCGCGCGGACGTCCACCGGTCCTTCATCGCGCGCGTGGAAGTGGCGCAGACGCAGCCCTCGCTGGCCGTCTTGGTCAGGATTGCTGACGCGTTGGAGGTGGACGCGGCTGAGCTCGTGCGCGCCATCGTTGAGCGCTGCAAACGCGAGGCATAA